GAGACTTTTATAAGATGCCTATTACGGTTGCTTTTGTGATTTCCAGTATTGTAGCGATTGCTATTTCAAAAGGAGGAAAACTAACAAACCGGATTGAACAGTTTTGTCGAGGAGCGGCTAATACCAATATCATTCTTATGATTCTTATTTTTATATTAGCCGGTGCTTTTGCTCAAACAGCGAAAACAATGGGTGCCGTAGATGCTACAGTTAATTTAGCATTATCTATACTGCCTGAGAATCTTTTAGCTTCTGGTATTTTCCTTGCATCTTGCTTTATTTCTATTTCCGTAGGAACCTCGGTAGGAACGATCGTTGCATTGGCCCCCGTTGCTGTTGGGATAGCATCAAAAACAGGAATTGATACCGCCCTGATGGTTGGAGTGGTTGTTAGCGGATCTATGTTTGGAGACAACCTCTCTTTTATTTCCGATACTACCATCGTAGCTACTCGTACGCAAGGATGTAAAATGTCAGATAAATTTAAAGTAAATATCCGGATCGCTCTGCCTATTGCTATGATAGTAGCGATTATCTACTTTTTTATGAGTTCGGAAATAAACAACAGTTATACGCCGGAAAAAATAGAATGGCTTAAAGTGATCCCTTACCTCACTGTATTAATCGCTGCTGTTTCAGGCATGAATGTCTTACTGGTTCTATTGATAGGAATTTCATTGTCCGGCATAGTAGGGCTTTGGTCTGATAGTT
The genomic region above belongs to Parabacteroides pacaensis and contains:
- a CDS encoding Na+/H+ antiporter NhaC family protein; the encoded protein is MHQEKLTHHPNVWALTPLAVFLISYLVVSIAAGDFYKMPITVAFVISSIVAIAISKGGKLTNRIEQFCRGAANTNIILMILIFILAGAFAQTAKTMGAVDATVNLALSILPENLLASGIFLASCFISISVGTSVGTIVALAPVAVGIASKTGIDTALMVGVVVSGSMFGDNLSFISDTTIVATRTQGCKMSDKFKVNIRIALPIAMIVAIIYFFMSSEINNSYTPEKIEWLKVIPYLTVLIAAVSGMNVLLVLLIGISLSGIVGLWSDSFDIWGWIATLGNGINSMGELIIVTFLAGGMLEMIRYNGGIDWIIRKLTAHIHSIKGAELSIAGLVSFANLCTANNTIALIMAGPIAKDIGDKFHVDPRRSASLLDIFSCFVQGIIPYGAQLLMAAGLANISPIEIMQYLYYPYLLGAGTLLAILTGYPSKYSKKIPKA